A genomic region of Penaeus vannamei isolate JL-2024 chromosome 42, ASM4276789v1, whole genome shotgun sequence contains the following coding sequences:
- the LOC113827413 gene encoding WAS/WASL-interacting protein family member 3, with the protein MQIEPSTKCIIIIVCAAVATLTVMAVLCWWHCRRSERRRGTPWAALRSRFVVAAVGGGDELRLSDILAELRASTSQAFQRPGGERPRPPWPRQGPDPMLEYFRQRTIARPTRVPPPPPPQETPPRRRVKRRRRRRKSHRKSAHLVARRKSLVGVCAEAPTASGGGEGTAAEKECRAEATARGTDRGENDYARGRGSRRPETKVFRKGSGRRSSLKRASLVLAAVGRMPKPPKQKHSAEGLHRPEDYEEALPVGSPTSSSSASQREILTPPSPPLSPAAAGHPPCLPPGPSASAPPPTPAISPREMVSLLEQQAAASFPVPWVVVSAVAPSELGVWPPRPRHRGRLHPGLCLPRGSEPLTAGEALAAPPVVRRRSRSKGKEGQGRPFTPPTPDLNGRGFNV; encoded by the exons ATGCAGATTGAGCCTTCC actAAATGCATTATAATAATAGTCTGCGCAGCAGTTGCAACGCTGACCGTCATGGCCGTCCTCTGCTGGTGGCATTGTCGGCGCTCCGAGCGTCGTCGAGGGACGCCGTGGGCGGCGCTGAGGTCACGCTTCGTGGTCGCTGCTGTGGGCGGTGGCGATGAGCTGAGGTTGAGCGACATCCTGGCCGAGCTGAGGGCGAGCACCAGCCAGGCCTTCCAGAGGCCTGGCGGCGAGCGCCCGAGGCCGCCCTGGCCGCGCCAAGGGCCGGATCCCATGCTCGAATACTTCCGGCAGCGCACGATCGCCCGCCCGACCCGCgttccaccgccgccgccgccgcaagaGACTCCCCCGCGCAGGAGAGTGAAgaggcgccgccgccgccgcaagtCCCACCGCAAGAGCGCCCACCTCGTCGCCAGGAGGAAGTCGCTGGTGGGCGTGTGCGCAGAGGCGCCCACCgcgagcggcggcggcgaaggcacCGCAGCCGAAAAGGAATGTCGGGCCGAAGCCACCGCCAGGGGCACCGACAGAGGGGAGAACGACTACGCCCGCGGGCGGGGGTCGCGACGCCCCGAGACCAAAGTTTTTCGGAAAGGAAGCGGCCGGAGAAGTTCCCTCAAGAGAGCCAGTTTGGTCCTTGCGGCGGTGGGGAGGATGCCCAAGCCCCCGAAGCAGAAGCATTCCGCAGAGGGACTCCATCGCCCCGAGGACTACGAGGAGGCGCTGCCAGTTGGCTcgccgacctcctcctcctccgccagtcAGCGGGAGATCCTgactcctccttcgcctccgctcAGCCCAGCTGCCGCAGGacaccccccctgcctcccccccggTCCTTCAGCCTCCGCGCCGCCCCCGACGCCCGCCATCAGCCCGAGGGAGATGGTCAGCCTCCTGGAGCAGCAGGCGGCCGCGTCCTTCCCCGTGCCGTGGGTCGTGGTCAGCGCCGTGGCCCCGAGTGAGCTCGGCGTGTGGCCGCCCCGCCCGCGCCACAGGGGCAGGCTGCACCCGGGACTGTGCCTCCCTCGGGGGTCAGAGCCGCTCACGGCGGGGGAGGCCCTCGCGGCCCCGCCCGTTGTCCGTCGCAGGTCAAGGAGCAAGGGCAAGGAAGGTCAAGGCAGGCCGTTCACCCCACCCACGCCCGATCTCAACGGCCGTGGCTTCAACGTGTGA
- the LOC138860632 gene encoding uncharacterized protein — translation MGLWLMGALIVGSVYRSNLKAMLTLPKLRLPFDSLDDLVKTDIPTYITEGSMLHQALMNAPADTSLAQLRKQAIVGNDFIKITVPVSKGEYAVCMGRQALQAVIHGIFRMTHSCPLYIARESFFRSTGLAFAFPKGSPLRDKVNSM, via the exons ATGGGTCTCTGGCTCATGGGCGCCCTCATCGTCGGCTCGGTGTATCGGTCCAACCTGAAGGCGATGCTCACGCTGCCGAAACTCCGGCTTCCCTTCGACAGCCTGGACGACCTTGTGAAGACCGACATACCAACCTACATAACGGAAGGGAGCATGTTGCACCAGGCCCTCATG aaCGCCCCCGCCGACACCTCCCTCGCCCAGCTGAGGAAGCAGGCGATCGTCGGCAACGACTTCATCAAGATCACGGTGCCTGTCTCTAAGGGCGAATATGCCGTGTGCATGGGGCGGCAGGCGCTGCAGGCCGTCATCCACGGGATATTTCGTATG ACTCACAGCTGCCCGCTCTACATCGCCAGGGAGAGCTTCTTTCGCTCGACGGGGCTCGCTTTCGCCTTCCCCAAAGGGTCGCCGCTCAGGGACAAGGTCAACTCCATGTAA
- the LOC113817697 gene encoding uncharacterized protein has product MTSVVRRRVYSFGFACILAALGQVAVYLFMLAVCVRQEYQDVQVASASGIMAAMTAVYAWLTGRLMFLLYERRHSEITCLEWVWWLCSIIVTVFNILLCVWFGLLSDILPTAVSAVAAALYLLFFKFAKDDIKQMGEEEEAASREGPEYIE; this is encoded by the exons ATGACTTCAGTTGTAAGGAGAAGAGTTTACAGTTTTGGCTTCGCGTGTATA TTGGCAGCGTTGGGACAAGTTGCTGTGTATTTATTCATGCTGGCAGTATGTGTTCGACAAGAGTACCAAGATGTCCAAG TTGCCAGTGCGAGTGGCATCATGGCAGCCATGACTGCAGTCTATGCGTGGCTGACAGGACGGCTGATGTTCCTCCTTTATGAG CGTCGGCACAGCGAGATCACGTGTCTAGAGTGGGTGTGGTGGCTGTGCAGCATCATCGTCACCGTCTTCAACATCCTGCTGTGCGTGTGGTTCGGCCTCCTGTCGGACATCCTCCCCACTGCTGTGTCTGCTGTGGCGGCTGCGCTGTACCTGCTGTTCTTCAAGTTCGCCAAGGATGACATTAagcagatgggggaggaggaggaggcggcaagCAGGGAAGGTCCAG AATATATTGAATGA